The following coding sequences lie in one Isoptericola variabilis 225 genomic window:
- a CDS encoding EamA family transporter, with protein MPAPALFVVSGLTLYLGAAVAVGLFETLGAPTVSWWRIVLAAVVLLAWRRPWRRAWTRRQLAWASLFGVVLAAMNIVFYVGIDHLPLGVAVAIEFCGPVAVAAVTGRGWRERGAIVVAAAGVVLLAGITLESDLERADVVIGLAAIFVAAACWAGYIVLGKRVAGAAGSGIDGLAVGMLAGAVVFAPFFGGSVTTVVPDVGLLAFLLVVAVCSSVVPYVLDQVVLRRVGTATFSVLLALLPATAVVVGAVVLGQVPSWPELVGLALISGAIAMTATAR; from the coding sequence GTGCCGGCGCCGGCGCTCTTCGTGGTGTCGGGCCTGACGCTGTACCTGGGCGCCGCGGTCGCCGTCGGGCTCTTCGAGACGCTCGGTGCACCCACCGTGAGCTGGTGGCGCATCGTGCTGGCCGCCGTCGTGCTGCTCGCGTGGCGCCGCCCGTGGCGCCGGGCGTGGACGCGCCGGCAGCTCGCCTGGGCCTCGTTGTTCGGCGTGGTCCTCGCGGCGATGAACATCGTCTTCTACGTGGGCATCGACCACCTGCCGCTCGGCGTCGCGGTCGCGATCGAGTTCTGCGGACCGGTCGCGGTCGCGGCGGTCACCGGGCGCGGCTGGCGCGAGCGGGGCGCGATCGTCGTCGCCGCGGCCGGCGTCGTCCTGCTCGCCGGCATCACGCTCGAGTCCGACCTCGAGCGCGCCGACGTCGTGATCGGCCTCGCGGCCATCTTCGTCGCCGCGGCCTGCTGGGCAGGCTACATCGTCCTGGGCAAGCGGGTCGCCGGGGCCGCGGGCTCGGGCATCGACGGGCTCGCGGTCGGCATGCTCGCGGGGGCCGTCGTCTTCGCCCCGTTCTTCGGCGGGTCGGTCACCACGGTCGTGCCCGACGTCGGTCTGCTCGCGTTCCTCCTGGTCGTGGCGGTGTGCTCGTCGGTCGTCCCGTACGTGCTCGACCAGGTCGTGCTGCGTCGCGTGGGCACGGCGACGTTCTCCGTGCTGCTCGCCCTGCTGCCCGCGACCGCCGTCGTCGTCGGCGCCGTCGTCCTCGGCCAGGTGCCGAGCTGGCCCGAGCTCGTGGGGCTCGCGCTCATCTCGGGCGCGATCGCGATGACCGCGACCGCGCGGTAG
- a CDS encoding DUF805 domain-containing protein, with the protein MSFLDAIKSVFSKYATFSGRARRSEFWYWALFNVLVGAVLAALAGATGGFQIDPVTGLPTYGATGILANLVSLALLIPSIAVTVRRLHDTDRSGFWWFIGLVPFVGGIVLLVFCVLEGTRGPNRFGADPKGVETTAPAAV; encoded by the coding sequence ATGTCCTTCCTGGACGCCATCAAGTCCGTCTTCTCCAAGTACGCCACCTTCTCCGGCCGCGCCCGCCGTTCCGAGTTCTGGTACTGGGCCCTGTTCAACGTGCTCGTGGGCGCCGTCCTCGCCGCCCTCGCCGGCGCGACCGGCGGCTTCCAGATCGACCCCGTGACGGGTCTGCCGACCTACGGCGCCACCGGGATCCTCGCGAACCTGGTCTCCCTCGCGCTGCTCATCCCGTCGATCGCCGTGACCGTCCGCCGCCTGCACGACACCGACCGCAGCGGCTTCTGGTGGTTCATCGGCCTCGTGCCGTTCGTCGGCGGCATCGTCCTGCTCGTCTTCTGCGTGCTCGAGGGCACCCGTGGCCCGAACCGCTTCGGCGCCGACCCCAAGGGCGTGGAGACGACCGCACCGGCCGCCGTCTGA